One genomic window of Desulfovermiculus halophilus DSM 18834 includes the following:
- a CDS encoding acyl-CoA dehydrogenase family protein: MTFKGIDFFNLDDELSKEEKLIRQAVRDYLAKEIEPLVAEAFHAEKPLNFTAIASQMGELGMLGAFLPQEYECPGANYVEFGLICQEVERVDSALRSFVAVTSGLVMYPIWRFGSEEQKKKYLPRLSRGEIIGCYGLTEPNHGSDPVSMETTAQKDGREWILNGTKTWITEADIADIAVVFARDTSDDKVKGFILERGTKGFTQSNIDRKGSMRAGGVGELGLVNCRVPEENRLPEAQGIKAPFMCLNQARYGISWGALGAAMDCYETALTYARERKQFGRYLASCQLVQQKLVDMFMDISKGQLVSYRVGRLLDAGQGSHVQISFAKKNNVLTARRCARTARDMLGANGISLDYSPIRHMANIESVFTYEGTNDIHTLILGGHITGHPAFA, translated from the coding sequence ATGACATTTAAAGGGATCGATTTTTTCAATCTGGATGATGAGCTGAGCAAAGAAGAAAAGCTTATCCGGCAGGCGGTCCGGGATTATTTGGCAAAAGAGATCGAGCCGCTAGTTGCTGAAGCTTTTCATGCCGAAAAGCCGCTTAACTTTACGGCGATTGCCTCTCAAATGGGAGAGCTGGGAATGCTCGGGGCGTTTCTTCCCCAGGAGTACGAATGTCCGGGCGCAAACTATGTGGAGTTTGGGCTCATATGCCAGGAGGTTGAACGGGTGGACAGCGCGCTCAGGAGCTTTGTGGCCGTTACTTCCGGGTTGGTCATGTATCCTATTTGGCGCTTCGGCAGTGAAGAGCAGAAGAAGAAGTACTTGCCCCGGCTGTCCAGAGGGGAAATCATCGGATGCTATGGATTGACTGAGCCCAACCACGGCTCCGACCCAGTTTCTATGGAAACCACGGCCCAAAAAGACGGCAGGGAATGGATTCTGAACGGGACCAAGACCTGGATCACAGAGGCCGATATAGCTGATATTGCTGTCGTCTTTGCTCGAGACACATCTGATGACAAAGTCAAGGGGTTTATCCTGGAACGGGGAACAAAAGGCTTTACCCAGAGCAACATCGACAGAAAGGGGTCCATGCGGGCCGGTGGGGTCGGAGAGCTGGGCTTGGTCAATTGCCGGGTCCCGGAGGAGAACAGGCTTCCCGAGGCCCAGGGCATAAAAGCCCCGTTCATGTGCCTGAATCAGGCCAGGTACGGCATATCCTGGGGGGCACTCGGGGCGGCCATGGACTGCTACGAAACGGCTTTGACCTATGCCCGGGAACGGAAGCAGTTCGGCCGGTATCTGGCTTCCTGCCAGCTGGTCCAGCAAAAGCTGGTGGACATGTTCATGGATATCAGCAAGGGGCAGCTGGTGTCCTACAGGGTGGGACGGCTGCTGGATGCTGGCCAGGGGTCTCATGTCCAGATCTCCTTCGCCAAAAAGAACAATGTGCTCACGGCCCGCCGGTGCGCCCGGACGGCAAGGGATATGCTCGGCGCGAACGGCATATCTCTGGACTATTCTCCAATCCGACACATGGCCAACATAGAGAGTGTGTTTACCTACGAAGGGACGAACGATATCCACACCCTGATTCTTGGCGGGCACATCACCGGACATCCGGCGTTCGCCTAG